The DNA region CCCGCGACCATGCGGCGAGATCGGCGGAGACGTGGTGCACCTCGTGCTCGGTGCGGTGGCGCTCCCCGACGGCCGTGAGCCGCCGGGCGAGGTGTTCCTCGCCGTGGTGCAACGCGCGCACGACGAGCGCGGTGCCGTTCACCGCGTGCCCCCATGGGCTGCTCGCCAGGGCTCCGCCGCGCCCTGCAGGACCCGGACGCCGGGGCTGCCGCCCTCGGTCGCGCGGACCCGGGCCGTGCCCGCCGGTGCGGACGCGGTGGTGGTGGGTGCGGGGGACGGCGTGCCGTCGCTCTTCGCGATCAGCGTGAGAGCCGCCGCCGCGGTCTTGAACAGCGGCTGTTTGGACACCGGGTCCCAGTCCGTGATCGTCGTCTCGTTGGCCGCCCGCGGTGGTGTCCTCCCGTCGGGCGCCGATCCGCCCGGGGTGTCCCAGTAGCCGTAGTGGAACGGCACGAACAGCACACCGGGCCGAAGGTCCGTGACGCGCACCCGCCCGCGTACCGCGCCGCGCGGGCTGCGGACCTCCACGAGGTCGCCCTCGGCCAGGTCCCGCTCGCGCGCGTCGGCGACGGAGACCTCCACCCACACGTCCGGAGCGGCGGCGTTCAGCTGCGGCACGCGACCCGTCTTCGTACGCGTATGGAAGTGGTAGAGGGTGCGTCCGGTCGTCAGCTGGTACGGGTACTCGCCGCTCGGCGCCTCGTGCGGCGGCAGGTACTCGGCGGCCTTGAGCACGGCCTTGCCCTCCGGGTTCAGCGACCGGTACTCGACCGCCTCCACGGGCGCGCCCGTCACCAGGTCCTTCCCGTAGGACTCGCAGACGTCCGGATGGGCCCAGCTGATGCCGTCGGCGTACAGCCGGTCCGTCCCCTCGGGAGACCCCTCGCCGCAGGGCCACTGGACACCGCTGCCCCCGCGCAGCCTGCCGTAACCGAGACCGGTGTAGTCGCACGGCCGCCCGGCGCTGCAGCGCTTCCACGCCTCGAACGCGGTTTCCGGGTCGTGCCAGCCGATGAGCGGGGCCCCGTCCTTGTCGCGGAAGTCCATACGGCGCGCGTAGTCGAGGAAGATGTCCAGGTCGGGGCGGGCTTCGCCGGGCGGCTCGACGGCCTTGTCCGACAGGTGCACCGTCCGGTCCGCGTTGGTGAAGGTGCCGGTCTTCTCCCCCCAGGTCGCCGCGGGCAGCACCACGTCGGCCAGTTGCGCCGTCTCGGTGAGGAAGATGTCCTGCACCACCGTGAACAGGCGGTCCTGACCGAGGACACTGCGGATGCGGGACAGCTCGGGAAGCGAGACGGCGGGGTTGGTGCCGCTGATCCAGAGCATCCTGACCGAGCCCTGCTCGGCGTACCGGAAGATCTGCATCGCGTGCGTGGGAGGTGCGAAGTGCGGGATCGTCGAGGGCTCCACGTTCCACACCTTCGCGAGGTCCGCGACGTGCTCGTCGTTCTGCCAGTTGCGAAAGCCCGGCAGGTCGCCGTTGGCCCCGCACTCGCGGGTGTTCTGCGCGGTGGGCTGGCCGTTCATCTGCAGGACACCGGCGCCGGGGCGGCCCAGCATGCCGCGGAGAAGGTGCAGGTTGTTGATCTGCACCGCGGCCGCCGTGGCCTGGTGCGACTGGTAGACGCCCTGCAGCACGGTGGACAGCAGCCGCTCCGCCGTACCCAGCATCTCGGCCGCCTCCTGGATCGCCGCGGCGGGTACGTCGCAGATCCGCTCCGCCCACCGGGGAGTGCACCGCTCCACGTTCCCGGCGAGCTCGTCGAAGCCGACGGTGTGGGCGGCGACGTAGGCGTGATCGACCCTGCCTGAGCGGATGACCTCGTGGAGCAGCGCGTTCAGGAGGGCCACGTTGGTCCCCAGGCGCGGGGCGAGGTGCACCGTCGCCCGGCGGGCCACCTTTGTGGGCCGGGGGTCCACGCACAGCAGGCGCGGAGGGTCGGCACCCTCCAGCCGGTCCAGGATCCGCATCCACTGGACCGGCTGTGTCTCGGCGAGGTTGTGGCCGAACAGGGCGATCACGTCGGCGTGGTCGATGTCGTCGTAACTGCCCGGCTGGCCGTCGCAGCCGAAGGACTCCTTGAGGGCCTCGGCGGCCGTCGCGGTGCACAGCCGGGTGTTGCCGTCGAGGTGGTTGGTGCCGATGCCGGCCCGGGCCAGGACCGCGAGCGTGTAGTACTCCTCGAGGAACAGCTGACCGCTGGTGTAGAAACCGATCGAGCCGGGGCCCTGCTCGTCGAGCAGCTCCCGGGAGCGGGCGGTCACCAGGTCCATCGCCGTGTCCCAGTCCGTCTCCACCAGCTTCCCGCCGCGCCGGACCAGCGGCCTCGTCAGCCGGTCGGCCGACGCGTTCGCCTGCCAGCCGAACAGGTCCTTGGGGCCCAGCCTGCCCCGGTTGACCCGGTCCACGGCCCGCCCGCGAACACCCACCATGCGGCCGTCCTTGACGGCGACGTCCATCGCGTCACCGTCCGAGTGCAGGATCGAGGCGGTCTGCACCCAGCGCTCCACCTGCTCCGGTTCCACGCCGTCGGCCAGGCACATGTCGACCCGGGCGGGCCAGGGATCGTCACGGCCGTGAGGTGTCCTTCCGCCCCAGGGCTCCGAGATCCGGTCGACCGACACGTCCATGCCCACCTCCGCAGCCCCACCGTGCCCGGTCGCACGACCGCCCACGAGTACCCCCGATCGGCACGGGCTAACGGGGGTACGGTCCGCCGGGTACAGCGGTGAGGCGCGGGCCGCGTGCCCCGCCGCGCCTGGCACCGGGACGGCCGACACGACCCCGAGATCATGCTGCCGCGAGCGTCCCGGCAGGTACGTTCGCAGACGCGTCCCCGGTCAGCGGATGTCCGGCGCACGCCATGCACGCCGAGGAGCGGATGTTGATGTCGGTCGAGGAGAACGCCGTGCCGGTACGGGGCGCCCCGTGCTGGATGCACCTGATGGTGAGCGACCTGCGGGGCGCGGAGGCCTTCTACGCCTCCGTCCTGGGATGGGACTTCGGGCGCAGCACACTGGGCGAGGGCTATTCGACGGCCCTCGTCGACGGCCGGCCGGTCGCCGGGATCGGCGTCCGCACACCTGGCTGGGACCAGGCCGCGGTCTGGACCCCGTACTTCGCCGTCGACGATGCGGACCTGACCGCCGCCAGGGTGCGCGAGCGGATGGCCACGGTCGCGGTCGGCCCTCTGCGCAAGGGCCGCGGACGCGCGGCGCTCGCCTCCGACCGGGACGGCGCCGTGTTCGGCTTCTGGGAGGGCCCCACACCGGCATGGGCGGTGGGGGAGGGGAGCGCCCCGCCCCGGCTGGAACTGCTGACCCGCGACGTGTTCGAGGCGGCCATCTTCTACGGCGAGGTCTTCTCCTGGCCCGGCGCCGCCGGCGGCATCGAAGTCGTCTACGAGGACGAGCGCGTCGTCGTCCGGGTGTCCGGCCGTCCCGTGGCGCTCCTGTACGGCGGCGCCGTCGAGCGGGATCCCGACCCGAGGATCCGGCCCAGGTGGGTGGTCCACTTCGACGTCGACGACACCGAGCGGGCCGCGGCCTGCGCGGTCGACGCGGGCGGGACGGCCACTCCCGCCGTCCCCGGGCCCGGTGCCCCGGGTCCCGGATACGTCATCCGGGACCCGGAGGGCGGACTCTTCACCGTGTCGCCCCGCGTGGGCCGCTGAGCGTGCGCGCGGGGCAGGGGTGTTCCGGCGGTGTGCGGGCAGGAGGCGGTGCAGGAAGACGACGAGGACAATTGAGGGGACCGTCGCGCGTGGGGGCCACTGCCCGGCCGGGCAGTGGGTGTCCCCCTCGAGTGGGCGGCCCGGGATAGGCGGTGCTCCGTTGCGTTACGTCGGTGTCGAGGAGGAACTTCTGCTGGTGCACACGGACACCTTCGAGCCGTGTGCGATGGCGGCCGCGGTCCTGGCCATGGCCGACCGGGCAGGGGCGGAGGACGACATCTTCCAGAAGGAGCTGCAGAGGCAGCAACTGGAGTTCGCCACCCGCCCGCAGTCCGACATGAGTGCGCTGGAGGCGGAGATCCGCCGCAGACGGCGGGAGTCCGCGGAGCACGCGGGGAAGCTGGGCGCGTCCGTGGTCGCCCTGGCGACCTCCCCGCTGCCCGTCGGCCCGGCCATCAGCGCGGACGAGCGGTACCGCTGGATGCAGCAGGAGTTCGGGCTCACCGCGCTGGAACAGCTGACGTGCGGGTGCCACGTGCACGTGTCCGTGGAGTCCGACGAGGAGGGGGTGGCCGTCGTCGACCGGATCAGGCCGTGGCTCGCCCCGCTGCTCGCCATGAGTGCCAACTCCCCGTTCTGGCAGGGTCTCGACACGGGCTACCGGAGCTATCGGAGCCGCGTCTGGGGGCGTTGGCCCTCGGCGGGCCCCACGGAGGCGTTCGGGTCGGCCGAGCGGTACCACGACCACGTAGCGGACATGATCGCCACCGGTGTCGTACGCGACCCGGGCATGGTCTATTTCGACGCCCGGCTCTCCCACAACCACCCGACGGTCGAGGTGAGAGTCGCCGACGTGTGTCTGGACGCGTCGACCACCGTGCTGCTGGCCGTACTGGTCCGCGCACTGGTCGAGACGGCGGCGCGGGAGTGGCGGGAGGGCGTACCACCCCGGCCGGTCGGCACGGGGCTGCTGCGCCTGGCGTCGTGGCGAGCGGGGCGCTCGGGCCTGGACGAGGCACTGATGCACCCGGACACCATGACGCCCGTCCCCGCTCAGGACGCCTTGGAGGAGCTGCTCGCCCACGTGAGAGGGGCACTCGAGGACGTGGGCGATCTTCAGCTCGCCCAGGAGGGCATGAGCCGCCTCCTGCGCACGGGCAACGGCGCACGCCGGCAGCGGGAGCTGTTGCAGCGCACCGGGGACCTGAAAGCGGTGATAGCGGACTGCGTCCGCCGCACCCAGGAGTGAGCGGGCGGCTCCCCGTGCGGCCCGCGGGGATCGCCACCGCGCCGACGCGGCGGCCGGCCTGCCTGGTTTGCCGCCCGGCCGGGGCCCTGGTTCGCTGGTAGCGGGGGAGCGTACGCGGGGATGCCCGTGCCCGGTCCGCGGGGGCGGGCGGAGGAAGGGACAGCGACATGTGCCGATGGCTTGCGTACGCGGGTTCGCCCGTCCTGCTGGACGACGTCCTGTACAAGCCGGCGCACTCGGTGATCGACCAGAGCCTGCACTCGAAGCTGGGTGTCGAGACGACGAACGGTGACGGGTTCGGTATCGGCTGGTACGAACCGAGGTCGGGGGACACCGCCCCGGCGGTGGTGCGCGACATCGGCCCCGCCTGGAACAACCGCAACCTCCGGGAGATCGCCAGGCACGTCCGGTCACCGCTGTTCTTCGCGCACGTGCGGGCGTCCACGGGGAGCGCCGTGCAGCAGTCCAACTGCCATCCGTTCCGCCGCGGCCGGTGGATGTGGATGCACAACGGCGCGGTGAAGGACTTCGACCGGATCCGCCGCGAGATGTGCCTGGCGGTCGACCCGGCGCTGTTCTCGTCCATCGAGGGATCGACCGACTCGGAAGTGCTGTTCTACCTGGCCGTGACGTTCGGTCTCGATCAGGACGTGCCGGGCGCGGTGGCGCGCATGGCCGGTTTCGTCGAGCGGCTGGGCGAGGATCACGGCATCGAGCATCCGCTGCAGATGACGGTCGCCGTGGCCGACGGCCGGCGGCTGTGGGCCTTCCGCTACTCGAGCC from Streptomyces sp. B1I3 includes:
- a CDS encoding molybdopterin oxidoreductase family protein; its protein translation is MDVSVDRISEPWGGRTPHGRDDPWPARVDMCLADGVEPEQVERWVQTASILHSDGDAMDVAVKDGRMVGVRGRAVDRVNRGRLGPKDLFGWQANASADRLTRPLVRRGGKLVETDWDTAMDLVTARSRELLDEQGPGSIGFYTSGQLFLEEYYTLAVLARAGIGTNHLDGNTRLCTATAAEALKESFGCDGQPGSYDDIDHADVIALFGHNLAETQPVQWMRILDRLEGADPPRLLCVDPRPTKVARRATVHLAPRLGTNVALLNALLHEVIRSGRVDHAYVAAHTVGFDELAGNVERCTPRWAERICDVPAAAIQEAAEMLGTAERLLSTVLQGVYQSHQATAAAVQINNLHLLRGMLGRPGAGVLQMNGQPTAQNTRECGANGDLPGFRNWQNDEHVADLAKVWNVEPSTIPHFAPPTHAMQIFRYAEQGSVRMLWISGTNPAVSLPELSRIRSVLGQDRLFTVVQDIFLTETAQLADVVLPAATWGEKTGTFTNADRTVHLSDKAVEPPGEARPDLDIFLDYARRMDFRDKDGAPLIGWHDPETAFEAWKRCSAGRPCDYTGLGYGRLRGGSGVQWPCGEGSPEGTDRLYADGISWAHPDVCESYGKDLVTGAPVEAVEYRSLNPEGKAVLKAAEYLPPHEAPSGEYPYQLTTGRTLYHFHTRTKTGRVPQLNAAAPDVWVEVSVADARERDLAEGDLVEVRSPRGAVRGRVRVTDLRPGVLFVPFHYGYWDTPGGSAPDGRTPPRAANETTITDWDPVSKQPLFKTAAAALTLIAKSDGTPSPAPTTTASAPAGTARVRATEGGSPGVRVLQGAAEPWRAAHGGTR
- a CDS encoding VOC family protein → MSVEENAVPVRGAPCWMHLMVSDLRGAEAFYASVLGWDFGRSTLGEGYSTALVDGRPVAGIGVRTPGWDQAAVWTPYFAVDDADLTAARVRERMATVAVGPLRKGRGRAALASDRDGAVFGFWEGPTPAWAVGEGSAPPRLELLTRDVFEAAIFYGEVFSWPGAAGGIEVVYEDERVVVRVSGRPVALLYGGAVERDPDPRIRPRWVVHFDVDDTERAAACAVDAGGTATPAVPGPGAPGPGYVIRDPEGGLFTVSPRVGR
- a CDS encoding glutamate--cysteine ligase — encoded protein: MRYVGVEEELLLVHTDTFEPCAMAAAVLAMADRAGAEDDIFQKELQRQQLEFATRPQSDMSALEAEIRRRRRESAEHAGKLGASVVALATSPLPVGPAISADERYRWMQQEFGLTALEQLTCGCHVHVSVESDEEGVAVVDRIRPWLAPLLAMSANSPFWQGLDTGYRSYRSRVWGRWPSAGPTEAFGSAERYHDHVADMIATGVVRDPGMVYFDARLSHNHPTVEVRVADVCLDASTTVLLAVLVRALVETAAREWREGVPPRPVGTGLLRLASWRAGRSGLDEALMHPDTMTPVPAQDALEELLAHVRGALEDVGDLQLAQEGMSRLLRTGNGARRQRELLQRTGDLKAVIADCVRRTQE
- a CDS encoding class II glutamine amidotransferase; amino-acid sequence: MCRWLAYAGSPVLLDDVLYKPAHSVIDQSLHSKLGVETTNGDGFGIGWYEPRSGDTAPAVVRDIGPAWNNRNLREIARHVRSPLFFAHVRASTGSAVQQSNCHPFRRGRWMWMHNGAVKDFDRIRREMCLAVDPALFSSIEGSTDSEVLFYLAVTFGLDQDVPGAVARMAGFVERLGEDHGIEHPLQMTVAVADGRRLWAFRYSSQGQSRSLFYSTRAETVRTLHPDLALMRELSDDTRLVVSEPLGDLPGVWNELPEATYTVVPAGDGDYMPFVPAPA